CGCTTCGTCCGCGTATATATTGCCGATGCCGGCTATGGCCGACTGATCCAGCAACACGCCTTTGACCGCCGCCGAGCGTTTTTTCATTATTTCCGCGAAAAAGGCGGCGCTCAACTGCCCATCGAGCGGCTCGGGGCCGAGTTCGCGGAGCCCTTTAACGACATTTTCGCCTTCGTCGAGCAAATAAAGCGTCCCCAGCGTCCGCACGTCGGTATACCATAGGCAATTGCCGTCCGACAGGGAAAAGCGGACGCGCGCGTAAGGCGGCGCATCCTCAGGCCCTGCGGCGATCAGCGCGCCGGTCAGCCGCATATGCGCGACCAATGATTTTTTGTCCTCAAAACTGATGATCAGATATTTGCCGCGGCGCAGGACGCCATTTATCGCGCCGCCGACAATGCCCCGGATGAAATCCCCGGGGGACGGCCATTTTATTATCCGATCAAGATAAATTTGCACAGCGTCGA
This Acidaminococcales bacterium DNA region includes the following protein-coding sequences:
- the mutM gene encoding bifunctional DNA-formamidopyrimidine glycosylase/DNA-(apurinic or apyrimidinic site) lyase: MPELPEVENIRLTLLPHLLGRRIDAVQIYLDRIIKWPSPGDFIRGIVGGAINGVLRRGKYLIISFEDKKSLVAHMRLTGALIAAGPEDAPPYARVRFSLSDGNCLWYTDVRTLGTLYLLDEGENVVKGLRELGPEPLDGQLSAAFFAEIMKKRSAAVKGVLLDQSAIAGIGNIYADEALALAGILPARKASGLSPEEAESLRKALISVIRQGIDNRGTSFRDYKDGDGQKGDNQNHLLVYGRRGQPCRKCGAPLAYARVAGRGTTYCPLCQK